The Miscanthus floridulus cultivar M001 chromosome 7, ASM1932011v1, whole genome shotgun sequence genome includes a region encoding these proteins:
- the LOC136465732 gene encoding uncharacterized protein, which translates to MVHTLALSFATSSSPPKSKQYDLRPKRAKFSEKMSRANWTEQRIRIFLDLVVREKNLLNWNEKSLTRFSWANVTPEFRRITGLDYDERKLQNKLHHLRGNYFKWMKLQRQSGLGRDKSTGGITAHPSFWEEGRQENTEAAEDHTKPPPCLDLLMVLFGHNPRERGELIMSNVEDSDSNDSSNDVTSVICKLAGAAATLGELHAAMYKPDPVVNRPLPIPKLTGRQWLQRTLENPKRCRATFCMSPTAFIRLHQILVDNHGLQGTRETGSLETLAMFVWTFAHNEPYRQIEDRFEKALGIISAKVSHVADVMKSFADTILVPKDDLYSTVHEDFMPYAPFFDGCIGALDGTHIPVTVNGNAKLDYMNRKGTTSINVCAIVDMDMCFTFVGAGKVGSVHDMEVLNFSLAIIGGGLGGGGTHRSKCSCGRLSLHQSSKRRYIVSNLSGLSIH; encoded by the exons ATGGTGCACACGCTGGCACTGTCATTTGCAACGTCGTCGTCTCCCCCTAAATCCAAGCAGTACGACCTGAGGCCAAAACGCGCCAAGTTTAGTGAGAAG ATGTCTCGAGCCAACTGGACTGAACAGAGAATTAGGATCTTCCTGGATTTGGTCGTTAGAGAGAAAAACCTATTGAACTGGAATGAGAAATCACTGACAAGGTTCAGCTGGGCCAATGTGACGCCTGAGTTCAGAAGAATAACCGGGCTCGACTACGACGAGAGGAAACTGCAGAACAAACTTCATCATCTGAGAGGTAACTACTTCAAATGGATGAAACTTCAAAGACAAAGTGGTCTAGGGCGTGACAAGAGCACTGGCGGCATTACAGCTCACCCCTCCTTTTGGGAGGAAGGACGACAG GAGAACACTGAAGCTGCTGAGGACCACACGAAACCCCCGCCTTGCCTTGACCTACTGATGGTACTATTTGGTCACAACCCACGAGAGAGGGGCGAATTGAT AATGAGCAACGTGGAGGACTCCGACAGCAACGATAGTTCAAATGATGTAACGTCAGTCATATGCAAGTTGGCGGGTGCAGCAGCCACGCTAGGAGAACTTCATGCTGCAATGTACAAGCCGGATCCGGTGGTCAATCGTCCTCTACCAATACCAAAGCTCACTGGGCGACAATGGCTTCAAAGAACTTTGGAGAACCCAAAGAGATGCCGCGCCACCTTTTGTATGTCTCCTACCGCATTCATTCGTCTACATCAAATCTTAGTTGACAACCATGGCCTGCAGGGTACACGCGAGACTGGGTCCCTTGAAACTCTAGCTATGTTTGTGTGGACTTTTGCTCACAATGAGCCTTATAGGCAGATCGAGGATAGGTTTGAGAAGGCTTTGGGCATAATCAGTGCCAAGGTTAGCCATGTGGCAGATGTTATGAAGAGTTTCGCAGATACTATTCTGgttccaaaggatgatctctacAGTACAGTGCACGAGGATTTCATGCCATATGCACCCTTCTTTGATGGTTGCATCGGTGCGTTAGATGGGACGCACATTCCTGTTACAGTGAATGGGAATGCCAAGCTGGACTATATGAATAGAAAAGGAACCACAAGCATTAATGTATGCGCCATAGTGGATATGGATATGTGTTTCACCTTTGTCGGTGCTGGGAAGGTGGGGTCGGTTCATGACATGGAGGTGCTCaacttctccttagccatcattggcggggggttagggggaggtggaacccaccgctcaaaGTGCTCATGTGGACGACTCTctctccaccaatcatcgaaaagaaGGTACATTGTGTCAAACTTGTCTGGACTGTCAATCCACTGA